The following are from one region of the Pseudomonadota bacterium genome:
- a CDS encoding ZIP family metal transporter gives HEIPQEMGDFAILLESGYTRQKAFFYNLLSQAASLLGAVIAYFSLKTAQAAIPYVLAISAASFIYIALADLIPGLHRNPALKVGMAQFGLILLGIGTIAFFALYHG, from the coding sequence CCATGAAATTCCACAGGAAATGGGTGATTTTGCAATTCTCCTTGAAAGCGGCTATACAAGGCAAAAGGCATTTTTTTACAACCTTCTCTCGCAGGCTGCCTCGTTGCTTGGTGCAGTGATCGCCTATTTTTCCCTCAAGACAGCGCAGGCTGCTATACCATACGTTCTTGCCATTTCAGCAGCAAGTTTTATCTATATTGCGCTTGCAGATCTCATCCCCGGCCTACATCGAAACCCAGCGCTGAAAGTCGGCATGGCACAGTTTGGTCTTATCCTTTTGGGCATAGGTACTATCGCGTTTTTCGCACTATACCATGGTTAA